A genomic region of Pseudocalidococcus azoricus BACA0444 contains the following coding sequences:
- a CDS encoding heavy metal-responsive transcriptional regulator, which yields MATRSALKIGDVAKQSGVSVPTLRYYETLGLITPAERGDNGYRYYALTVISQVLFIKKAQALGLALDEIRQILDVRDRGELPCEMVQSLLAQKIQQLNTQISQMQTFKQELEAYQTQWQGITPQLSETEICPLIETVTP from the coding sequence ATGGCAACTCGTTCAGCTCTCAAAATTGGCGATGTGGCCAAACAATCAGGTGTATCTGTGCCGACCTTGCGCTACTACGAAACCCTGGGCTTAATTACTCCGGCCGAGCGGGGTGACAATGGTTATCGGTACTACGCGCTAACGGTGATTTCCCAAGTTCTTTTTATAAAAAAAGCCCAGGCCCTAGGTTTAGCCTTGGATGAGATTCGCCAAATTTTGGATGTTCGAGATCGGGGGGAATTACCCTGTGAGATGGTACAGAGTTTACTAGCCCAAAAAATCCAACAACTGAACACCCAAATATCCCAAATGCAAACCTTCAAGCAAGAACTAGAGGCGTATCAAACCCAGTGGCAAGGCATTACGCCCCAACTCTCTGAAACAGAAATTTGTCCGTTAATTGAAACCGTGACTCCCTAA
- the cas1 gene encoding CRISPR-associated endonuclease Cas1, producing the protein MKSLYVSQQGCYLSLSQEQVLIKKGQTTLNQAQLPLIEQILIFGKSQVTTQLIHTCLKKEIPILYLSRMGYCYGRVLPIQRGYRYLSRYQQVLTPLDRLLVAQAIVTAKLKNSRVFLMRHHRSHPSTNLEMAIQQLDYLITKVSCTESTEQLLGTEGAGAAIYFSAFGDCIQNPDFIFIARSRRPPGNPINAMLSFGYQVLWNHLLSLIELNELDPYQACLHQGHERHAALTSDLLEEFRAAIVDSLVIYMINRKMIDSDQDFEFIEGGCYLNEVGRRKYLQAFLIRMEEIIGVDKQPRWDSLMRQVKKFREFVYSPSRKYQPYLIR; encoded by the coding sequence ATGAAATCTCTTTATGTATCTCAACAAGGCTGTTATCTTTCTCTGTCTCAAGAGCAAGTATTGATCAAGAAAGGTCAAACTACTTTGAATCAAGCCCAACTACCACTTATCGAACAAATCTTAATTTTTGGTAAATCTCAAGTTACAACCCAGTTGATTCATACTTGCCTTAAAAAAGAAATCCCAATTCTTTACCTTTCTCGCATGGGCTATTGCTATGGCAGAGTCTTACCCATTCAGCGAGGCTATCGGTATCTGAGTCGCTATCAGCAGGTACTGACACCACTAGATCGATTATTGGTAGCCCAGGCTATTGTGACCGCAAAGCTCAAAAATAGTCGAGTTTTTCTCATGCGGCATCATCGATCACATCCATCAACAAACCTAGAAATGGCAATTCAGCAACTTGATTATTTAATCACTAAAGTCTCTTGTACTGAATCCACTGAGCAATTATTAGGGACAGAAGGAGCAGGAGCAGCTATTTACTTCTCTGCATTTGGAGACTGCATCCAAAATCCAGATTTTATCTTTATTGCCCGGTCTCGTCGTCCTCCTGGAAATCCAATTAATGCCATGCTGAGTTTTGGTTATCAAGTCCTCTGGAATCATCTCTTAAGCCTCATTGAACTCAATGAACTTGATCCTTACCAGGCCTGCTTACACCAAGGTCATGAGCGACACGCTGCTCTCACTTCTGATTTACTGGAAGAGTTTAGGGCGGCAATCGTAGATTCGTTAGTTATTTATATGATTAATCGAAAGATGATTGATTCAGATCAAGACTTTGAATTTATTGAGGGTGGTTGCTATCTGAATGAAGTTGGACGTAGAAAATACTTACAAGCATTCTTAATTCGGATGGAAGAAATAATAGGGGTAGATAAACAACCCCGTTGGGACTCCTTAATGCGACAAGTTAAGAAATTTCGAGAATTTGTATATTCTCCAAGTCGTAAATATCAACCCTATCTGATTCGATAA
- the rppA gene encoding two-component system response regulator RppA, which produces MRLLLVEDEPDLGAAVQKALMQANYIVDWVQDGNQAWDYLENHWTHYTLGIFDWLLPGLTGIELCQRLRAKQNPLPILILTAKDKIGDRVAGLDAGADDYLVKPFGMEELLARLRALHRRSPQLQANTLTVGGLTLDYGTANLMINNAEILKVTIALTAKEFQLMEYFMKHPQQILSSEQIKNQLWAIASESTSNVVAAQVRILRRKLADHGLTNLIETVYGLGYRFHATYVQ; this is translated from the coding sequence ATGCGATTACTGCTAGTAGAAGATGAGCCAGATTTAGGTGCAGCCGTCCAAAAGGCCTTGATGCAAGCAAACTATATTGTCGATTGGGTTCAGGATGGCAACCAGGCCTGGGACTACTTAGAAAATCATTGGACTCATTACACCCTGGGAATCTTTGATTGGTTATTACCGGGTCTCACAGGAATTGAACTCTGCCAACGGCTTCGAGCCAAGCAAAATCCTCTTCCTATCTTGATTTTGACGGCAAAAGATAAAATCGGTGACCGGGTTGCTGGCCTGGATGCCGGAGCCGATGATTATTTAGTTAAACCCTTTGGCATGGAGGAACTTTTAGCACGTTTGCGGGCCTTACATCGTCGTTCTCCCCAGTTGCAGGCTAATACCCTAACTGTGGGTGGATTAACTTTAGACTATGGCACAGCAAATTTAATGATCAACAATGCCGAAATTCTCAAGGTTACGATTGCGTTGACAGCGAAAGAATTTCAACTGATGGAATATTTCATGAAACATCCGCAGCAAATTCTCAGCAGTGAACAAATTAAAAATCAACTGTGGGCCATTGCCTCTGAGTCCACAAGTAATGTTGTTGCTGCCCAAGTTCGGATTCTGCGCCGTAAATTGGCAGACCATGGCCTGACTAATCTAATTGAGACGGTATATGGACTTGGGTATCGTTTCCATGCAACTTATGTTCAATAA
- a CDS encoding heavy metal translocating P-type ATPase has product MTESSLLKTQQMQIGGMDCTSCKLKIEGSLERLRGVTEASVTVQTGRLTITYNPEQVNETTIQDQIKALGYTLATSKSSVALNGQDHHEPHAGNHSHVDDHSHDEHDEVKEQGHGDKYGAGEFNLKQEAPPVLIAVALFAIAILFEQPLHNTPGHIAEFAVIIPAYLLSGWSVLKTAGRNILRGQVFDENFLMTIATLGALAIHQLPEAVAVMLFFRVGELFQEYSVGRSRRSIIALLEVRPDTANLKVNGTVQQVSPGTVKVGDLILVKPGEKVPLDGEILEGKSQVDTSALTGESIPRTVKLGDSILAGMINQSGILTIRVTKPFGESSIAKILDLVENASSKKAPTEKFITKFARYYTPVVVFLSLAIALLPPLFIPGADRSDWVYRALVLLVISCPCGLVISIPLGYFGGIGGAAKRGILVKGSMFLDSLTAIKTVVFDKTGTLTKGTFKVTQVVTKNGFSEAELLRLAANAESHSNHPVALSIRETYTQPISDSEVTDYEEIAGHGIRSIVQGHVVIAGNDRLLHRERIDHDTCGVAGTVVHLAVDGRYAGYILIADEIKADAAQAVRDLKRMGVEKTVMLTGDNKVVAQSVAHHIGLDAFVAELLPEGKVHEIEKLLDPDGKKKLAFVGDGINDAPVIARADIGIAMGGLGADAAIETADVVLMTDAPSKVTEAIQIAQKTRHIVVQNIVVALMVKAIFIGLGSIGLATLWEAVFADVGVALFAIFNALQVLK; this is encoded by the coding sequence ATGACTGAATCGTCATTGCTCAAGACTCAGCAAATGCAAATCGGCGGCATGGACTGTACCAGTTGCAAACTGAAGATTGAGGGTAGCCTGGAACGCTTGAGAGGGGTAACAGAGGCATCTGTAACAGTGCAAACCGGACGGTTGACCATCACCTATAACCCAGAGCAGGTCAACGAAACAACGATTCAAGACCAGATAAAAGCGTTGGGCTACACCCTTGCAACTTCAAAGTCATCTGTCGCGCTTAATGGACAGGATCACCATGAGCCCCATGCAGGAAACCACAGCCATGTAGATGATCATTCCCATGATGAACATGACGAAGTAAAGGAACAAGGACATGGGGACAAGTATGGTGCTGGTGAATTTAATCTCAAGCAAGAGGCGCCGCCTGTCCTGATTGCGGTTGCCCTCTTTGCCATCGCCATTCTGTTTGAGCAACCATTGCACAATACACCTGGTCACATTGCTGAATTTGCGGTGATTATTCCTGCTTATCTCTTGAGTGGTTGGAGCGTGCTGAAAACGGCAGGGCGTAACATTCTACGGGGACAGGTTTTTGACGAAAACTTTTTGATGACGATTGCCACATTGGGCGCACTAGCGATTCATCAGCTACCCGAAGCAGTTGCCGTAATGTTATTTTTTCGGGTAGGGGAGTTATTCCAGGAATACTCGGTCGGACGATCACGCCGATCCATCATCGCCTTACTAGAAGTACGTCCTGATACTGCAAATTTGAAAGTGAATGGCACAGTTCAACAGGTTTCGCCAGGAACGGTGAAGGTTGGAGACCTAATCTTAGTGAAGCCCGGTGAGAAAGTCCCGCTGGATGGGGAGATTTTAGAAGGAAAATCGCAGGTAGACACTTCAGCCTTGACTGGGGAATCTATTCCGCGCACGGTCAAATTAGGAGATTCTATCCTTGCAGGTATGATTAATCAATCCGGTATACTGACGATTCGAGTTACTAAGCCGTTTGGTGAATCCTCAATCGCCAAAATCCTTGATTTAGTTGAAAATGCGTCTAGTAAAAAGGCACCTACTGAGAAATTTATTACTAAATTTGCCCGCTATTACACACCAGTTGTTGTCTTTCTCTCATTAGCCATTGCCCTGTTGCCCCCATTATTTATTCCTGGTGCAGATCGTTCCGATTGGGTTTATCGTGCCCTAGTACTATTGGTTATCTCCTGCCCCTGTGGATTGGTTATTAGCATTCCACTAGGCTATTTTGGTGGGATTGGCGGAGCAGCTAAGCGAGGAATTTTAGTCAAGGGTTCTATGTTTCTGGATTCCCTGACAGCAATTAAAACCGTTGTGTTTGATAAAACTGGAACCTTAACGAAGGGTACGTTCAAGGTTACTCAGGTCGTTACTAAGAATGGGTTTTCTGAAGCTGAATTGCTGAGACTAGCCGCAAATGCAGAGTCTCATTCCAACCATCCTGTTGCTCTATCGATCCGGGAAACATACACCCAACCGATCTCAGACTCTGAAGTGACGGATTACGAAGAGATTGCGGGACACGGCATTCGCTCTATTGTGCAAGGTCATGTGGTAATTGCTGGTAATGATCGCCTCTTGCATCGAGAAAGGATTGACCATGATACCTGTGGCGTGGCGGGTACGGTGGTTCATTTAGCCGTGGATGGACGCTACGCCGGATATATCCTGATTGCTGATGAGATCAAAGCAGATGCGGCTCAAGCTGTTCGAGACTTAAAGCGTATGGGAGTAGAGAAGACCGTTATGCTGACGGGAGATAACAAGGTGGTTGCCCAATCTGTCGCCCATCACATTGGTTTAGATGCGTTTGTTGCTGAATTACTACCGGAAGGAAAGGTTCATGAAATTGAGAAATTACTTGATCCAGATGGGAAAAAGAAACTGGCATTTGTGGGTGATGGTATCAATGACGCACCTGTAATTGCCAGGGCTGACATCGGTATAGCAATGGGAGGGTTAGGAGCGGATGCCGCGATTGAAACAGCAGATGTGGTGTTAATGACAGATGCACCTTCAAAGGTTACCGAAGCCATCCAAATTGCCCAAAAGACCCGCCACATTGTTGTCCAAAATATTGTAGTAGCACTGATGGTTAAAGCAATCTTTATTGGATTAGGCAGTATTGGATTGGCAACCCTTTGGGAAGCTGTGTTTGCAGATGTTGGCGTGGCACTGTTCGCTATTTTCAATGCCTTGCAAGTTTTGAAGTAG
- the cas2 gene encoding CRISPR-associated endonuclease Cas2 produces the protein MLLYIITYDIPCNKRRKKVSDLLEGYGTRVQYSVFECILNHTKYCELKKRLLKRVNMNEDHLRFYPLSKHTRQTIEVWGDVPVTSQTHSTII, from the coding sequence ATGTTACTTTATATTATTACCTATGATATTCCATGCAATAAGAGACGAAAAAAAGTATCAGATTTACTTGAAGGTTATGGAACCAGAGTTCAATACAGCGTGTTTGAATGTATTTTAAATCATACGAAATACTGCGAACTCAAGAAGCGACTTCTTAAAAGAGTTAATATGAATGAAGACCATCTGCGATTTTATCCACTATCAAAACATACGCGTCAAACTATAGAAGTTTGGGGAGATGTACCAGTTACTAGCCAAACGCATTCAACTATAATTTAA
- a CDS encoding ArsR/SmtB family transcription factor — protein MSKSSLPKSQPFPSEDVPSCDVPLVHLEQVRQVQPDVMSLNQAQQMAEFFSALADPSRLRLMSALARQELCVCDLAAAVKVSESAVSHQLRILRSQRLVKYQRVGRNVYYSLADHHVMNLYREVAAHLNEPD, from the coding sequence ATGAGCAAATCATCATTGCCAAAGTCACAACCCTTCCCAAGCGAAGATGTACCTAGTTGTGATGTGCCCCTCGTTCATCTGGAGCAGGTTCGGCAGGTTCAACCAGATGTGATGTCATTAAATCAGGCGCAACAGATGGCAGAATTTTTCAGTGCGCTGGCGGATCCGAGCAGGTTACGGTTGATGTCAGCCTTAGCCCGTCAAGAACTCTGTGTCTGTGATTTAGCGGCGGCGGTGAAAGTGAGTGAATCGGCGGTTTCTCATCAATTACGAATTTTGCGATCGCAGCGCCTAGTCAAGTATCAACGGGTCGGACGGAATGTTTACTATAGCCTTGCAGATCATCATGTGATGAATCTGTACCGAGAAGTTGCAGCGCATTTGAATGAACCAGATTAA
- a CDS encoding Nramp family divalent metal transporter yields the protein MALPNHPPSLPEVYRSIAIPNAKGFWRKMLAFAGPGYLISVGYMDPGNWATDIAGGSRFGYTLLSVILLSNVMAILLQSLCVRLGVATGKDLAQACRDYFSPRVSFILWVLCEIAIAACDLAELLGSAIALQLLFGIPILWGVCITALDVLVLLFLQGKGFRYVEVLVIMLVATVGLCFGAEILFSQPDVGGILQGYLPNREILRNPEMLYIAVGILGATVMPHNLYLHSSIVQTRAWQPTPEKKWEAIKFGTIDSTVALSFALFINSAILIVAAATFHFSGYHEVAEIQDAYKLLSPLLGVSAASTIFGLALLASGQSSTLTATLAGQIVMEGFLGFRLPSWLRRLATRLLAIIPALIAIVFFGEQSTGKLLIFSQVVLSLQLSFAVIPLVMFTSDRRLMGEFVNPKWLKVLAWAVTTIIVSLNVWLLLQTAMGLIN from the coding sequence ATGGCGCTCCCAAATCACCCTCCTAGCTTGCCAGAGGTTTACCGCAGCATTGCGATTCCTAATGCCAAAGGCTTTTGGCGCAAGATGCTAGCGTTCGCAGGACCTGGTTATCTTATTTCAGTAGGCTACATGGACCCTGGCAACTGGGCAACGGACATTGCTGGAGGCTCCCGGTTTGGATACACACTGTTGAGCGTGATTTTGCTCTCAAACGTGATGGCGATCCTGCTGCAATCGCTGTGTGTGCGATTAGGGGTAGCCACTGGAAAAGATTTAGCGCAGGCTTGCCGGGACTATTTCAGCCCCCGTGTCAGTTTCATACTTTGGGTGCTGTGTGAAATTGCGATCGCCGCCTGTGATTTGGCAGAGCTACTGGGAAGCGCGATCGCCTTACAACTGCTGTTTGGCATTCCCATACTATGGGGCGTATGTATCACGGCACTGGATGTCCTGGTGTTGCTATTCCTGCAAGGCAAAGGATTTCGCTATGTGGAAGTGCTCGTCATCATGCTGGTGGCAACTGTTGGGCTGTGCTTTGGAGCAGAAATTCTGTTTTCTCAACCTGATGTTGGCGGAATTTTACAGGGCTATTTGCCCAATCGGGAGATTTTGCGAAACCCAGAGATGCTTTATATTGCGGTCGGAATTTTGGGCGCAACGGTGATGCCGCACAACCTTTATCTGCATTCGTCGATCGTTCAGACTCGCGCTTGGCAACCAACACCCGAAAAGAAATGGGAAGCGATCAAGTTTGGCACGATTGATTCGACAGTTGCCCTCTCGTTTGCCCTATTCATCAACTCTGCCATTTTGATCGTTGCCGCAGCAACCTTTCATTTCTCTGGTTATCACGAAGTCGCTGAGATTCAGGATGCTTACAAATTACTGTCTCCTTTGCTAGGCGTGAGTGCTGCCAGTACCATTTTTGGATTAGCTTTGCTAGCTTCAGGCCAGAGTTCAACCCTAACAGCGACGTTGGCAGGACAGATTGTAATGGAAGGGTTTCTGGGATTCCGGCTACCATCCTGGTTGCGCCGATTAGCTACTCGCTTGCTAGCTATCATTCCCGCTTTGATTGCAATCGTGTTTTTTGGTGAACAAAGTACAGGAAAGCTACTTATTTTCAGTCAAGTAGTACTAAGTCTGCAACTTTCCTTTGCTGTGATTCCATTGGTAATGTTTACGAGTGATCGCCGCCTGATGGGCGAGTTTGTCAATCCCAAGTGGTTGAAAGTGTTGGCTTGGGCAGTTACGACCATTATTGTTTCTCTGAATGTTTGGCTACTTTTACAAACAGCAATGGGATTAATTAATTAG
- a CDS encoding glutaredoxin family protein, whose translation MKISLTAAPVKVYRMSMPGHECPWGVKAVALLNEKNIPFEDIRLTTKAEVEEFKALYEVKTTPQIFWEGTRIGGYTDLAAYLEVQAQAPEYSYTPVIALFSTAGLMTLATSLGFTGFMGITLSMLASLKLMDVDAFAESFAKYDLITKRYKNYGKIYPFLELLIGLGILSGLAPMMTGIGSLVVGVSGATSVFKAVYIDKLALNCACVGGNSKAPLGIVSFAENAMMVLMGVMLLVSPGQPESVNIPSQSQRLGAETSLVEQYFP comes from the coding sequence ATGAAAATAAGTCTGACAGCCGCCCCGGTGAAAGTCTATCGGATGTCCATGCCAGGCCATGAGTGTCCGTGGGGAGTAAAAGCCGTAGCCTTACTGAACGAAAAAAACATTCCCTTTGAAGATATTCGCTTAACCACCAAAGCTGAGGTAGAGGAGTTCAAGGCCTTATATGAGGTGAAAACAACGCCGCAAATTTTCTGGGAAGGAACCCGGATTGGGGGCTATACCGATTTAGCAGCCTATTTGGAGGTACAAGCCCAGGCCCCGGAGTATTCTTACACCCCTGTGATTGCTTTATTTTCAACGGCGGGTTTGATGACCTTGGCTACGTCTTTAGGCTTTACCGGGTTTATGGGGATTACCCTGTCCATGTTGGCTTCCTTGAAATTGATGGATGTGGATGCTTTTGCTGAGAGTTTTGCCAAGTATGACCTGATTACGAAACGCTATAAAAACTATGGCAAAATCTACCCATTTTTGGAGTTGTTGATTGGCCTGGGCATTCTATCGGGCCTGGCTCCAATGATGACAGGGATTGGCTCGTTGGTCGTAGGAGTCAGTGGCGCAACCTCGGTGTTTAAGGCGGTTTACATTGACAAGCTTGCGTTGAATTGTGCTTGTGTAGGTGGAAATTCTAAAGCTCCCCTCGGTATTGTCAGCTTTGCCGAAAATGCAATGATGGTTCTCATGGGAGTAATGTTGCTAGTTTCCCCAGGCCAGCCCGAGTCGGTTAACATCCCCAGTCAAAGCCAACGTCTTGGGGCAGAAACATCCCTAGTTGAACAGTATTTTCCTTAG
- a CDS encoding DUF305 domain-containing protein, whose translation MRHQLWLYGMAGLLLTGSAVAVTVVYQGQFSSVVAQRPMQMGWTDEGFIEMMIPHHQDAIDMAELALKKARHPELKKLAQSIIQDQEREINEMKTWYQRWFGQTVPPLSTQGMMGMHQGHGMMAMDLDALETAQNFDREFIRQMIPHHQMAVMMASNLKTNTNRPEMEKLADDIIRSQSAEIKQMKQWYQDWYGR comes from the coding sequence ATGCGTCATCAACTTTGGCTTTATGGAATGGCTGGGCTTCTCCTCACAGGTTCAGCGGTTGCAGTCACAGTAGTGTATCAGGGCCAATTCTCATCTGTTGTTGCCCAACGTCCGATGCAAATGGGTTGGACTGACGAAGGCTTTATTGAAATGATGATTCCACATCATCAAGATGCAATAGACATGGCCGAGCTTGCATTGAAAAAAGCCCGACATCCTGAACTTAAAAAGCTAGCTCAGAGCATTATTCAAGACCAAGAGCGGGAAATTAACGAAATGAAGACTTGGTATCAGCGTTGGTTTGGACAGACCGTCCCACCCCTATCAACTCAGGGCATGATGGGAATGCATCAAGGACACGGCATGATGGCTATGGATTTAGATGCTCTAGAAACTGCACAGAACTTTGATCGGGAATTTATTCGTCAGATGATTCCCCACCACCAAATGGCTGTGATGATGGCTAGCAATCTGAAGACCAACACCAATCGCCCAGAAATGGAGAAACTGGCAGACGATATTATTCGTTCCCAAAGTGCAGAAATTAAACAAATGAAGCAATGGTATCAGGATTGGTATGGCCGCTAA